DNA sequence from the bacterium genome:
ACTGATAGTTTATTAGGTGAAGCCATGGTTTTCTGTCCTGTAGTTAAAATGTCAAAAGTAATCCTTGAAACTCCTTTGTTGAAAGAAAAATATGGGAAAAAAGCAGAAGAATATATAAAACTTGCAGAAAAAATTTTTGAAAAGTGGGATAAAAGAGGTTGCTGGAGAGAAACAAAAGCAGGTGGTGTATGGGTTGTTCCTCCTTTCGGTATAGATGAAACAACAGGGAAATGGACAGAGGGATATGAAAGAAAAGAAAAAGATGGTTTTACAAATCCAGCAAATAAACAGAATTACATTGCTCAATATTTGATTGCATTATACGACTGCACAGGAAAACCCGTTTATAAAGAAAGAGCAGAAAAATGGTTTAAAGAAATGAAATCAAGGATGAAATTAAGAGAAGGAAAATATTATGTGTGGAATTACTGGGATCCTGCTGGTGAATGGGATTATAATCCTGATGGCTCACCAAAACACTGGATAGGTGTTCATCCGAATGGTGGATATTATTCTATTGATGTTGAAGGTATTGTAACTGCTTATGAACACGGAATCGTATTTACAAAAGAAGATATTGATATTTTAATTGCAACAAACCGCGATTTTATGTGGAATGGTGAAATAAAAGGAGCAAAATTTAAAAGAATTGATGGTGGTAAGCCAGACCCGAGATGGCCGGATACACCTGGAGTTCTATGGACATCTTTAATTTTCTATGATGAGACATTAAGAAAAATTTTTGAAGCAAATCATAAACCTGATAGTTGGAGTGGTTTAAAAATAACTCCATGGTATTTCACAAAATTGAAAGAACTTCAGAAATAACTTCCTATTTTTTTCAAAAAAACGCAGGTTACTGCAACAATATAAAATTCAAATGGAATATTTATAAAAACATAAATGAGGTCAAGCAATTTTGAATTAAAAAATAATTGAATGAATTTTAGAAGAAAATTTAGGCAGTAAATGATAAAAAAATAAATAATTATTAAAACTCTGTAATCCCTCAAAAACTCAAAGTTTCTCTTGAATGCCTGTTGCCACTCTAAATTTTCAATTACAATAAGAGGTGGGACAAAAAAGAAAAAAATTAAAATCGCATGAAAAAATTTAGCCATATATATCGTAAATTTTGTATAAGGTAAAAAAATTGAAAAGATATATAATGGAGCAAGTAAAATCAACTTAATTAAAAAAATTGACCTTGTAAATTTTAATGCATGAAAATCAAATATCTCCTTTTCTTCCTCTGAACTCAACAGATAGAAAATGTAACTGTTAAGAACTGCTGATAATAAAGTAAATGAATATAAAGCAAACGGTATTGTTATAAAAGACCAAACAATTAAATTTTTATTAAAAATTAACTGTGAAAGTTTTTTAATGTAAAAAGGGGATAAAGTTATTAAACATGCAATCAAAAAAGGAAAAAAATTTTTTAATAGAAAAATCTTTGTTGTTTTTAAATCTTCAGGAAAATCATCAGAAATTTTACGCCATATTTTAAAACTGAAAACAAGGAATAGAATAACTGTAATATTATATGGAACTGAAACAGAACAGATGGAAAAAGGAAGTTGGCCAGTACTTGAAATGAATTCTTTCTTAAAAGTTATCCATAAACTTCTAAACTCAATTTCGGTAAAAAATTTTAAAAAAGAGGTAGAAATTAAGGGTTTGTAATGGTAAAAGTAAGAAATCAAAATGCTAAAAAAATTTTCAAAGATAAACAGAAGAATAAAAATACTAAGAATTCTTTGTTTAGATTTTAATATTTTGAATCCATCTTTAAAAACTTCAATAAAAAATTCAGTTTTTAAGATAGTTTTTCCCATTATTTTATAAGTTCTTTGTATTCATAATCAGGAATGGCACCCCTTTTTGATGTAACAAAAGCACCGAGTTTATTCGCAATTTTAAGTATTTCTTCAGGCGCAAGTTTCTCAATATATCCCTTTATAAAACCAGCAGAAAAAGCATCTCCTGCTCCAACAGTATCAACAACCTCTACTTTAATTCCTTCCTCTTTAAAAAATTTATAATCCCAAAACATTATTGCTCCATTTTCTCCAAGTGTTGTACATATAACCTCAATATTAAATTTTTCTGATAGTTTACTCATTATTTCCTCATAACTCCCTTTTATACCAAACATTTCGCCTGTTTCTTTCAGTTCATTTTCATTTAATTTCAGAATATCACTTATTTTTAAAAGATTTTCAACCAGTTCCTTATTATAAAATGGCTTTCTGAAATTTATATCGCAGAATTTTTTACAATTTTTAAGAACTGAATTTAACCTAAAAAATGTATTCTTTGTTTTATCACTTCTTAAAGCAAGCGAACCAAAACAAAACATTTCTATTTTTTTATTCTGCAACTTTCTTATTTTTTCTTCTTCCAGTTCTATAAAATCCCATGCACCTGGATATACAATTTCAAATTCAGGTTGATTTTTATTCAATTTTACATTCACAATCCCTGTTGGTACATCATCTATTATCTTTATAAATTCACTTGAAAGATTAAATTTTTCCATCGCTTTTAAAATTTTTTCTCCTCTTTCATCCTTACCAACAGCAGAAATAAAAATAACATCCATACCAATTTTTTTCAGATGACATGCAAGATTAAAAGGTGCACCGCCAAGATATTCATTACCCTCAATTAAATCAAAAAGAACTTCTCCAAAAACAAGTACTTTTCCCATTTAACTTACGAGATATTTTGCAAAAATATCAATTTCTATATTAACAGAATCTCCAACTTCCCTGTACTTTATATTCGTATTTTCAAAAGTGTACGGTATTAAAAAAATTAAAATCTCATCTCTTATAATTTCTGCAATAGTTAAAGATATTCCATCAACTCCAATTGAACCCCTTTTAACAAAATATTTTCTGTATTCTTCTGGAATTTTTATTTTCATTAAATAAAATTCACCCTCTTTTCTCAATAAAGAAATCCTTGTTTTAAAATCAATATGTCCTGTAATAAAATGTCCACCTATTCTATCTCCTATTTTCAATGCCCTTTCAAGATTCACATATTCACCAACTTTTACTTCACCAAGATTTGTTTGTTTTTTCGTTTGAGAACTTATAGATACAAAAAAAGTATTTTTTTCTATTCTTTCAACTGTCAGACATACTCCATTTACAGCAATACTATCTCCAATTTTTAAATCTTCAAAAACCTTATTCCCTTCAATTAAAATTTCAAATCCATTCCCTTTACCTCTTTTACCTTTAATTTTTCCAGTTTCTTCAATTATTCCTGTAAACATATTCTCCCCTTTATTAAAATATCGTCTTCAATCCTTTCTATTTCTATCTTTTCAAGTTCAACTGCTTCATTTATATTTTCTTTATCTTTTCCACCAATAATAGACAAAGAATTTTCTCCACCAAGTATTTTATTCCCTATAAATGCCCATATCTCATCAAAAATCCTGTTTTCAAAAAAAGAAGTTAGTGTATATTTTCCGCCTTCAACCAAAAGAATTCCAATATTTTTTTCAATAAGCAATTTTTCAAGCAGTTTATTTATATCAAATTTTCCATTCTCAAATGGTATTTTAATATAATCAAAATTTGTCTTAATTTTAAATTTTTCAATTTTTTCATCTTCAATTTTCTCATCAAAAACAATCAAAACTTTTGATTTCTCATTTTCCCATATTTTTGCATCAAAAGGAATTTTTCCTTCAGGGTCAAGAATAATTTTAAAATATCTTTTCCTATCTATTATCTCCTTTTTTGTTTGAAATTCAGGTGCTATATAATCTAAAGAAGGGTTGTCTTTTAAAATAGTATTAATTCCTATAAGAATTCCATCAACTTCAAACCTTTTTTTCTTTAAATATTCTCTTGTTTTTTCTCCTGTTATCCATTTAGAAGAACCATTATACGTTGCTATTTTCCCATCAATTGTTTGAGCCCATTTCAAAATTACATAAGGTCTTTTTTTTGTTATATTTGTTATGTAAAATCTGTTAAATTCCCGTGCCTCTTCTTCTAAAAATCCATATCTTACTTTTATTCCATTCTCTTCAAGTATCTTAAAACCATTTCCATTTACAAGAGGATTCGGGTCTATCATACATGCAATAACTTCTTTTATTCCTGATTTAATAATTGCATCTGTACAGGGTGGAGTTTTTCCCCAGTGGCAGCATGGTTCAAGATTTACGTATAAAGTTACTCCTTTTGCTTTATCCTTTGCTTTATTCAATGCTTCAATCTCTGCATGTAAAAGTCCAAAACCTTTATGATATCCTTCCGCTATTATTCTTGAACCTTTTGCTATTACTGCACCAACAAGAGGATTTGGACTAACAAGACCTTTCCCTTTTTCAGCGAGTTGAAAACATTTTTTAAGAAACTTTTTATGTTCAATCATTTATTTTCACCACAATTTTAAGTGCATCTCCTGTCCTTACATTTTTTATTCCCTCAACTATTTTTTCAAGCGGAATTACATCTGTTATAAATTTTTTTGCATCTATTTTACCTGTTGAAACTAAATCAGCACCTTTTATATAGTCATTCCTGTTTGAAGCAAAGGCACCGAATACAGATATTTCTTTATAGTGAATTATATTTGAATCAATCTGAATAATTGAATCATCCTTTGGTAGTCCTCCAAAAAAACTTATCCTTCCTTTTGAACCTATTATTTCAAGAGCATCCATCTGTGCTTTTTTAGCAGGACATGCAGTAATAACAACATCTGCTCCAAAACCATCTGTCATTTTCATAACCTCTTCCTTCAAGTTTATTTTATTCGGGTTCCATAAAATTATATCCGGAAAATTTTTACCGAATTTCAATAACCTCTCATAAGCAGG
Encoded proteins:
- a CDS encoding carbohydrate kinase, with the protein product MGKVLVFGEVLFDLIEGNEYLGGAPFNLACHLKKIGMDVIFISAVGKDERGEKILKAMEKFNLSSEFIKIIDDVPTGIVNVKLNKNQPEFEIVYPGAWDFIELEEEKIRKLQNKKIEMFCFGSLALRSDKTKNTFFRLNSVLKNCKKFCDINFRKPFYNKELVENLLKISDILKLNENELKETGEMFGIKGSYEEIMSKLSEKFNIEVICTTLGENGAIMFWDYKFFKEEGIKVEVVDTVGAGDAFSAGFIKGYIEKLAPEEILKIANKLGAFVTSKRGAIPDYEYKELIK
- a CDS encoding riboflavin synthase, giving the protein MFTGIIEETGKIKGKRGKGNGFEILIEGNKVFEDLKIGDSIAVNGVCLTVERIEKNTFFVSISSQTKKQTNLGEVKVGEYVNLERALKIGDRIGGHFITGHIDFKTRISLLRKEGEFYLMKIKIPEEYRKYFVKRGSIGVDGISLTIAEIIRDEILIFLIPYTFENTNIKYREVGDSVNIEIDIFAKYLVS
- the ribD gene encoding bifunctional diaminohydroxyphosphoribosylaminopyrimidine deaminase/5-amino-6-(5-phosphoribosylamino)uracil reductase RibD, with translation MIEHKKFLKKCFQLAEKGKGLVSPNPLVGAVIAKGSRIIAEGYHKGFGLLHAEIEALNKAKDKAKGVTLYVNLEPCCHWGKTPPCTDAIIKSGIKEVIACMIDPNPLVNGNGFKILEENGIKVRYGFLEEEAREFNRFYITNITKKRPYVILKWAQTIDGKIATYNGSSKWITGEKTREYLKKKRFEVDGILIGINTILKDNPSLDYIAPEFQTKKEIIDRKRYFKIILDPEGKIPFDAKIWENEKSKVLIVFDEKIEDEKIEKFKIKTNFDYIKIPFENGKFDINKLLEKLLIEKNIGILLVEGGKYTLTSFFENRIFDEIWAFIGNKILGGENSLSIIGGKDKENINEAVELEKIEIERIEDDILIKGRICLQE